In Saccharomonospora marina XMU15, one genomic interval encodes:
- a CDS encoding TetR/AcrR family transcriptional regulator, translating to MGRTGHGTRQLPPGRHGFTRDYVAENQRARILTAVAQAVAEHGYPDLTVESVVERAGVSRKTFYEHFKNKEEAFLAAYDDFAADLVEQVKRANKPSASFSEQAEAILRTILELFAEHPAQAQLVVVEVLAAGPRAVRRRNDSLKLIVEVVNRGTCTLAEEQGMRPPPAITAETVVGGLLEVIYSRVERREAALLPSLLPDLMYCALLPYVGPAAAGAEHARLSSETRSTHT from the coding sequence GTGGGCAGAACCGGACACGGCACACGGCAACTGCCGCCGGGCAGACACGGCTTCACCCGTGACTACGTCGCCGAGAACCAGCGCGCCCGCATCCTGACGGCTGTCGCGCAGGCCGTGGCCGAACACGGCTACCCGGACCTGACCGTCGAGTCGGTCGTCGAGCGGGCCGGCGTTTCTCGTAAGACGTTCTACGAGCACTTCAAGAACAAGGAAGAGGCCTTCCTCGCGGCCTACGACGACTTCGCCGCCGACCTGGTCGAGCAGGTGAAGCGGGCCAACAAGCCGTCGGCGTCCTTCTCCGAACAGGCCGAGGCCATCCTTCGCACGATCCTGGAACTCTTCGCCGAGCACCCGGCACAGGCTCAACTCGTGGTGGTGGAGGTGCTCGCCGCGGGCCCGCGGGCGGTACGCAGACGCAACGACTCGTTGAAGCTCATCGTGGAGGTGGTCAACCGCGGCACCTGCACGCTCGCCGAGGAGCAGGGCATGCGCCCGCCGCCCGCGATCACCGCTGAGACCGTCGTCGGCGGCCTGCTCGAAGTGATCTACAGCCGGGTGGAACGCCGGGAGGCGGCACTGCTGCCCTCACTGCTTCCCGACCTGATGTACTGCGCCCTGCTCCCCTACGTCGGCCCGGCCGCCGCGGGTGCCGAACACGCACGCCTGAGCAGCGAGACTCGATCGACACACACCTGA
- a CDS encoding DUF3043 domain-containing protein — translation MRFLRRTSTQEADDVQTEAGEGESSVESHTSKGFTPGKGRPTPKRREADGKRRGPVAPPPRTTREAIRRSRELRKKNPVSKDERRAAARERRERMMAGDERYLLPRDRGPVKAYVRDLVDSRRNVLGLFMPLAILVFITLLIPIPQIQQYATLLTTVMLLGMVVEGFLNGRRISRQVRAKFPKENVKGASIGWYAFVRASQIRKLRMPKPRVSPGQPVD, via the coding sequence GTGAGGTTCTTGCGCCGTACCAGCACACAAGAGGCCGACGACGTCCAGACCGAGGCGGGCGAGGGCGAGTCGTCGGTCGAATCTCACACGTCGAAGGGCTTCACTCCCGGCAAGGGGCGGCCGACCCCGAAGCGGCGGGAGGCCGACGGCAAGCGGCGTGGCCCCGTCGCACCACCGCCACGTACCACCAGGGAAGCCATCCGGCGCAGCCGGGAGCTGCGCAAGAAGAACCCGGTCAGCAAGGACGAGCGCAGGGCGGCAGCGAGGGAGCGGCGCGAGCGCATGATGGCCGGTGACGAGCGCTACCTGCTGCCCCGCGACCGCGGGCCGGTCAAGGCTTACGTGCGCGACCTGGTGGACTCCCGACGTAACGTGCTCGGCCTGTTCATGCCGCTGGCCATCCTGGTGTTCATCACCTTGCTGATCCCGATCCCGCAGATACAGCAGTACGCGACGTTGCTGACCACGGTGATGCTGCTGGGCATGGTGGTGGAGGGTTTCCTCAACGGTCGCCGCATCAGCCGTCAGGTGCGGGCGAAGTTCCCGAAGGAGAACGTCAAGGGCGCCTCCATCGGCTGGTACGCGTTCGTGCGCGCCAGCCAGATCCGCAAGCTCCGGATGCCGAAGCCGAGGGTGAGCCCGGGCCAGCCGGTGGACTGA
- a CDS encoding HesB/IscA family protein, producing MTTAEQTGNTPGDAGEATHGVTLTESAASKAKALLDQEGRDDMHLRIAVQPGGCAGLRYQLFFDERTLDGDLFREFNGLRVAVDRMSAPYVQGAEIDFVDTIEKQGFTIDNPNAGGSCACGDSFH from the coding sequence ATGACGACCGCTGAGCAGACCGGCAACACCCCCGGCGACGCCGGCGAGGCCACGCACGGCGTCACCCTGACCGAGTCCGCGGCCAGCAAGGCCAAGGCGCTGCTCGATCAAGAGGGCCGCGACGACATGCACCTGCGCATCGCCGTGCAGCCCGGCGGCTGCGCCGGACTGCGGTACCAGCTGTTCTTCGACGAGCGCACGCTCGACGGCGACCTGTTCCGCGAGTTCAACGGGTTGCGGGTGGCCGTGGACCGGATGAGCGCTCCGTACGTGCAGGGCGCCGAGATCGACTTCGTCGACACCATCGAGAAGCAGGGCTTCACGATCGACAACCCCAACGCGGGCGGATCGTGCGCCTGCGGCGACTCCTTCCACTGA
- a CDS encoding carbohydrate kinase family protein: MHFPGRFAEQLVPEQLHRVSLSFLADDLVIRRGGVGANIAFGLGVLGVSPVLVGAVGNDFADYEAWLHRHGVDTSGVRVSELAHTARFVCTTDDDLCQIATFYAGAMSQARNIELAPVAERVGGLSLIMISPDDPAAMLRHAQECRERGYTFAADPSQQLARMNGEQVREFVQGASYLFSNDYEWELLLRKTGWTESDVLSRVGMRVTTSGENGVEIVAAGGSVLRVGAVPALSKIDPTGVGDGFRAGFLAGLYFGLSLPRCAQLGCMVAVLVLETVGTQEWSFDKVTVLDRLSDAFGKDAAAELEAVLPD; this comes from the coding sequence ATGCATTTCCCGGGCCGGTTCGCAGAGCAACTTGTGCCCGAGCAGCTACATCGGGTATCGCTCAGTTTCCTTGCCGACGACCTCGTGATCCGCAGGGGTGGAGTCGGTGCCAACATCGCGTTCGGGCTCGGCGTGCTGGGCGTGTCCCCGGTGCTCGTGGGCGCGGTCGGCAACGATTTCGCGGACTACGAGGCCTGGCTGCACCGGCACGGGGTGGACACCTCCGGTGTCCGCGTCTCGGAGCTGGCGCACACGGCGCGCTTCGTGTGCACCACCGACGACGACCTGTGCCAGATCGCGACCTTCTACGCGGGCGCGATGTCGCAGGCACGCAACATCGAACTGGCACCTGTGGCCGAGCGCGTCGGCGGGCTGAGCCTGATCATGATCAGTCCCGACGATCCCGCCGCGATGCTGCGTCACGCACAGGAGTGCCGCGAGCGCGGCTACACCTTCGCCGCCGACCCATCGCAGCAACTCGCCAGGATGAACGGTGAGCAGGTCCGCGAGTTCGTCCAGGGTGCGTCGTACCTGTTCAGCAACGACTACGAATGGGAACTGCTGCTACGCAAGACCGGCTGGACCGAGTCGGACGTGCTGTCCAGGGTCGGTATGCGCGTGACCACCTCGGGTGAGAACGGCGTCGAGATCGTGGCGGCCGGTGGCAGCGTGCTGCGGGTCGGGGCGGTGCCCGCGCTTTCGAAGATCGATCCGACCGGCGTAGGCGACGGCTTCCGGGCCGGTTTCCTCGCGGGCCTGTACTTCGGCCTGAGCCTGCCCCGTTGTGCGCAACTGGGGTGCATGGTCGCTGTGCTGGTGCTGGAAACGGTCGGTACCCAGGAGTGGAGCTTCGACAAGGTCACCGTGCTCGACCGGCTGAGCGACGCGTTCGGCAAGGACGCCGCGGCAGAACTGGAAGCGGTGCTGCCGGACTGA
- a CDS encoding FAD-binding oxidoreductase: MADNLLDSVRVDELRARFGGPVVTPTMPEYEDVRAVFNSMITARPSVIARCGSVSDVKTALEFARGNGLEVAVRSGGHSVAGASLVEAGLVIDVRPMADVAVDPAQRTVRLGGGATWAAVDRQSQRYGLATTGGRVSTTGVAGLALGGGSGWLERKFGLTCDNLLSVELVTADGQEVSANEYENSELFWALHGGGGNFGVATSLLLRLHPLEQFSMALLLWPAEAGRAVAGSYREFIAGAPDEIGGGLIYLTGPSEEFVPRELTDVLCCAVLVTFTGPEPELREHIAPLLDAEPPGRLITDIPYAQLQCMLDDPPGYRNYWSDEHLVTLSDEALDRFCERARDMIVPSPSQQVLLPWAGAVAGGADWPGFHRDATWAVHPLGLWEDPADDGRARAWVRNLRADMRPWASGDVYLNFIGDEGADRVRAGYGEENYGRLARVKARYDPTNVFNRWHNVLPETEGEPLAGAH; encoded by the coding sequence ATGGCAGACAACCTGCTCGATTCCGTGCGAGTGGACGAACTGCGTGCCCGGTTCGGTGGGCCCGTCGTCACCCCCACGATGCCGGAGTACGAGGACGTTCGCGCCGTATTCAACTCCATGATCACGGCCCGCCCCAGTGTGATCGCGCGCTGCGGCAGTGTTTCCGACGTCAAGACGGCGTTGGAGTTCGCGCGTGGCAACGGTCTCGAGGTCGCCGTGCGCAGTGGTGGCCACAGTGTGGCGGGCGCCAGCCTGGTCGAAGCCGGACTGGTGATCGACGTGCGGCCGATGGCGGACGTTGCCGTCGATCCCGCGCAGCGAACGGTGCGGCTCGGTGGCGGGGCGACCTGGGCAGCCGTCGACCGGCAGAGTCAGCGATACGGACTTGCCACCACCGGAGGCCGCGTGTCCACCACCGGCGTTGCAGGGCTCGCGCTCGGCGGCGGGTCCGGTTGGCTGGAGCGCAAGTTCGGCCTCACCTGCGACAACCTGCTGTCGGTCGAACTGGTGACCGCCGACGGACAGGAAGTGAGTGCCAACGAGTACGAGAACTCGGAACTGTTCTGGGCGCTGCACGGTGGCGGGGGCAACTTCGGTGTGGCCACCTCACTGCTGCTGCGGCTGCATCCGCTCGAGCAGTTCTCGATGGCGCTGCTGCTGTGGCCCGCCGAGGCCGGCAGGGCCGTTGCGGGGAGCTACCGCGAGTTCATCGCCGGCGCGCCGGACGAGATCGGCGGCGGCCTCATCTACCTGACCGGCCCGAGTGAGGAATTCGTGCCCCGTGAACTCACGGATGTGTTGTGCTGCGCCGTTCTGGTCACCTTCACCGGCCCCGAGCCGGAACTGCGCGAGCACATCGCACCACTGCTCGACGCCGAGCCACCGGGCAGGCTGATCACGGACATCCCGTACGCGCAACTGCAGTGCATGCTCGACGATCCGCCCGGCTACCGCAACTACTGGTCCGACGAGCACCTCGTCACCCTTTCCGACGAGGCGCTGGACCGCTTCTGCGAGCGGGCACGGGACATGATCGTGCCTTCACCCTCGCAGCAGGTCCTGCTCCCGTGGGCAGGCGCGGTCGCGGGCGGTGCGGACTGGCCCGGCTTTCACCGGGACGCGACGTGGGCCGTGCACCCGCTCGGGCTGTGGGAGGACCCCGCCGACGACGGCAGGGCACGGGCGTGGGTCCGCAACCTGCGTGCCGACATGCGCCCGTGGGCGAGCGGTGACGTGTACCTCAACTTCATCGGCGACGAGGGCGCCGACCGGGTGCGGGCCGGCTACGGCGAGGAGAACTACGGCAGACTCGCCCGCGTGAAGGCGCGCTACGACCCCACGAACGTCTTCAACCGCTGGCACAACGTGCTCCCGGAAACCGAAGGCGAGCCGCTCGCGGGCGCGCACTGA
- the asnB gene encoding asparagine synthase (glutamine-hydrolyzing) has product MCGLLGLVCASEEDAAKARDAVGAALRCQRHRGPDETDTWADSEVVYGFNRLAIIDVEHSHQPLTWGPAENPRRYTINFNGEIYNYLELREQLAAEHGATFTTEGDTEAIVAAYHYLGPAAVGRLRGMFAFLIWDSERKVVFGARDPFGIKPLFYSTGPSGVAFASEKKSLLELSATLGVTDELDRTALQHYLALQYVPEPESLHTGIRRIESGTSFTVAPGGELKTERYFSPEFRATPVSGAADVAGLHEEIAEVMRDSVAKHMRADVTVGAFLSGGIDSTAIAALAKEHNPNLITFTTGFEREGYSEVDVAAESAAAIGVKHVVRTVTADEMMDTLPLIVWYLDDPVADPALVPLWFIAREARRHVKVVLSGEGSDELFGGYTIYREPLSLAPFEKVPGGIRKLLGKVSTVIPEGTRGKDLLRRGALSLEERYYGNARIFRDDQLRPVLRTFTEGVGHRDVTEPWYRLSRDWDPVARMQHVDLFTWLRGDILVKADKMTMANSLELRVPFLDPEVFRVASRIPLDQKITRETTKFALRRALDGIVPSHVLNRRKLGFPVPIRVWLRDEMYDWARGIISDSQTGDLLDKTAVLAMLDEHKAGTLDHSRRLWALLVFMLWHGIFVENRIKPDIPEPQYPVKL; this is encoded by the coding sequence GTGTGCGGCCTGCTTGGACTGGTCTGTGCCAGCGAAGAAGACGCGGCCAAGGCCCGGGACGCGGTCGGGGCGGCGCTGCGTTGCCAGCGGCATCGTGGCCCCGACGAGACCGACACGTGGGCCGACAGCGAGGTGGTGTACGGCTTCAACCGGCTCGCCATCATCGACGTCGAGCATTCACACCAGCCGCTGACCTGGGGTCCTGCCGAGAACCCGCGGCGCTACACGATCAACTTCAACGGTGAGATTTACAACTATCTCGAGCTTCGGGAGCAGTTGGCGGCCGAACACGGTGCGACGTTCACCACAGAGGGCGACACCGAGGCGATCGTCGCGGCCTACCACTACCTGGGCCCCGCGGCCGTCGGGCGGCTTCGCGGCATGTTCGCCTTCCTCATCTGGGATTCCGAGCGCAAGGTGGTGTTCGGCGCACGGGACCCGTTCGGCATCAAGCCGCTGTTCTACTCGACAGGTCCGTCCGGCGTTGCCTTCGCCAGCGAGAAGAAGAGCCTGCTCGAACTGTCCGCGACGCTGGGCGTCACCGACGAGCTCGACCGCACCGCACTACAGCACTACCTGGCGTTGCAGTACGTGCCGGAGCCGGAGTCGCTGCACACGGGCATCAGGCGGATCGAGTCGGGCACCTCGTTCACGGTCGCGCCCGGCGGTGAGCTCAAGACCGAGCGCTACTTCTCCCCCGAGTTCCGTGCCACGCCGGTGTCGGGCGCCGCGGACGTCGCCGGACTGCACGAGGAGATCGCGGAGGTCATGCGTGACTCGGTGGCCAAGCACATGCGTGCCGACGTCACCGTCGGGGCGTTCCTGTCCGGCGGCATCGACTCAACGGCGATCGCCGCGCTGGCCAAGGAACACAACCCCAACCTGATCACCTTCACCACCGGGTTCGAGCGGGAGGGCTATTCGGAGGTGGACGTCGCCGCCGAGTCGGCCGCCGCGATCGGTGTCAAGCACGTCGTGCGTACGGTCACCGCCGACGAGATGATGGACACACTCCCGCTCATCGTGTGGTACCTGGACGATCCGGTGGCCGATCCGGCGCTGGTGCCGCTGTGGTTCATCGCCCGCGAAGCCCGCAGGCACGTCAAGGTGGTGCTCTCCGGTGAGGGCTCCGACGAGTTGTTCGGCGGCTACACCATCTACCGCGAACCGCTTTCGCTCGCGCCCTTCGAGAAGGTGCCCGGCGGGATACGCAAGCTGCTCGGCAAGGTGTCCACCGTGATCCCGGAGGGCACCAGGGGCAAGGACCTGCTGCGCCGGGGTGCGCTCTCGCTGGAGGAGCGCTACTACGGCAACGCCCGGATCTTCCGCGACGACCAGCTTCGGCCCGTGCTGCGCACCTTCACCGAGGGCGTGGGACACCGCGACGTCACCGAGCCGTGGTACCGGCTCTCCAGGGACTGGGACCCCGTGGCCCGGATGCAGCACGTCGATCTGTTCACCTGGTTGCGTGGCGACATCCTGGTCAAGGCCGACAAGATGACGATGGCGAACTCGCTGGAACTGCGCGTGCCCTTCCTCGACCCCGAGGTGTTCCGGGTCGCCTCCAGGATCCCGCTCGACCAGAAGATCACGAGGGAGACCACCAAGTTCGCGCTGCGCCGCGCGTTGGACGGCATCGTCCCCTCGCACGTGCTGAACCGGCGCAAGCTGGGATTCCCCGTGCCCATCCGGGTGTGGCTGCGCGACGAGATGTACGACTGGGCACGCGGCATCATCAGCGACTCGCAGACCGGTGACCTGCTGGACAAGACCGCCGTACTGGCCATGCTCGACGAGCACAAGGCGGGCACGCTGGACCACAGCAGGCGGTTGTGGGCGCTGTTGGTGTTCATGCTGTGGCACGGCATCTTCGTGGAGAACCGCATCAAGCCGGACATCCCGGAGCCGCAGTACCCGGTGAAGCTCTGA
- the ctaC gene encoding aa3-type cytochrome oxidase subunit II, which translates to MGVVERTRETRRGKAARVAALAGLVAVTATGCSGEEVLRFGWPVGVTPEAEKMRLLWTWSVVAALAVGVIVWGLIFWSVAFHRRKKGSTEALPRQFQYNVPLELFVVVVPVIMVCVLFFFTAVTESSVLAKEEDPDVTVDVTAFQWNWEFSYPGTQTPNGQPVSTVGTSNEVPLLVLPTDRKIQYTLRSTDVIHSFWVPEFHFKRDVMPYPEKNNQDNQFQNTIDREGAFVGRCAELCGTYHAMMNFEVRALSPDKFDRYLELRSQLNPQTGQPNTASDALRIMQGEGCDEQLCSPVATTTKPFATDRTARTASG; encoded by the coding sequence GTGGGCGTTGTAGAGCGCACCCGGGAGACACGACGGGGCAAGGCCGCCAGGGTCGCCGCGCTCGCCGGGCTTGTCGCCGTCACGGCGACCGGGTGTTCCGGCGAGGAGGTCCTGCGGTTCGGGTGGCCGGTCGGGGTCACGCCGGAGGCAGAGAAGATGCGCCTGCTGTGGACCTGGTCGGTCGTCGCGGCGCTGGCCGTCGGCGTCATCGTGTGGGGCTTGATCTTCTGGTCGGTGGCCTTCCACCGCAGGAAGAAGGGCTCGACCGAGGCTCTGCCACGGCAGTTCCAGTACAACGTGCCACTCGAACTCTTCGTCGTGGTCGTTCCGGTGATCATGGTCTGCGTGCTGTTCTTCTTCACTGCGGTGACCGAGAGCTCGGTGCTGGCCAAGGAGGAGGACCCCGACGTCACGGTGGACGTCACCGCGTTCCAGTGGAACTGGGAGTTCTCCTACCCCGGAACGCAGACCCCGAACGGCCAGCCGGTCAGCACCGTCGGCACCTCCAACGAGGTTCCGCTGCTGGTCCTGCCCACGGACAGGAAGATCCAGTACACGCTGCGTTCGACCGACGTCATCCACTCGTTCTGGGTGCCGGAATTCCACTTCAAGCGGGACGTCATGCCGTACCCGGAGAAGAACAACCAGGACAACCAGTTCCAGAACACGATCGACCGCGAGGGCGCCTTCGTCGGCCGCTGTGCCGAACTGTGCGGCACCTACCACGCGATGATGAACTTCGAGGTGCGCGCCCTCTCCCCGGACAAGTTCGACCGGTACCTGGAGTTGCGAAGCCAGCTGAACCCGCAGACGGGTCAGCCGAACACCGCCTCGGACGCGCTGCGCATCATGCAGGGCGAGGGCTGCGACGAGCAGCTCTGCAGCCCGGTCGCGACCACGACCAAGCCGTTCGCCACCGACCGCACGGCACGCACCGCGTCCGGCTGA
- a CDS encoding cytochrome c oxidase subunit 4 — translation MKVESTVFDIVAVFGFVVAAVYAVMTGTMTEGVEPIGTVALLLTGGLALLVGSYFRFVSRRIEPRPEDNEEAEISDGAGELGFFSPGSYWPVALAACAAIVGVALAFFQIWLLILGAVALLIAIGGLLFEYHTGPSHH, via the coding sequence ATGAAGGTCGAATCCACGGTTTTCGACATCGTCGCGGTCTTCGGTTTCGTCGTAGCGGCCGTGTACGCGGTGATGACGGGCACCATGACGGAGGGCGTCGAGCCGATCGGCACGGTGGCGCTGCTCCTCACCGGTGGTCTGGCGCTGCTCGTGGGCAGCTACTTCCGGTTCGTGTCCCGCCGCATCGAGCCGCGACCGGAGGACAACGAGGAAGCCGAGATCAGTGACGGCGCCGGTGAACTGGGCTTCTTCAGCCCGGGAAGCTACTGGCCGGTGGCGCTGGCCGCCTGCGCGGCCATCGTCGGCGTGGCGCTGGCGTTCTTCCAGATCTGGCTGCTCATCCTCGGCGCGGTGGCCCTGCTCATCGCCATCGGCGGGCTGCTGTTCGAGTACCACACCGGCCCAAGCCACCACTAG
- the trpD gene encoding anthranilate phosphoribosyltransferase, which produces MAVTHTWPALLGPLIEGTDLSEEDTAWAMDQIMSGSATPAQIAGFAVALRAKGETAAEIAGMARAMLAHARRVELEVPAVDIVGTGGDRSGSVNISTMASVVVAAAGAPVVKHGNRAASSKSGAADVLEALGVTIESTPEQVRECVEEIGIGFCFAPAFHPAYRHTGPPRRELGVPTIFNLLGPLTNPAQPRAGMVGCAYADKTRLLAEVFAQRGASVLVARGDDGLDEITTTTTSTLWVVSGGTVRTESFDPATLDIPKATTQDLRGGDAAVNAEVVRELLSGKPGPVRDAVLVNAAGAIAAFEGFSGDLTADLCAGLARAAEAVDSGAAHDLLTRWAGRE; this is translated from the coding sequence ATGGCCGTCACACACACCTGGCCCGCCCTGCTCGGCCCGCTCATCGAGGGAACCGACCTCTCCGAGGAAGACACGGCCTGGGCGATGGACCAGATCATGTCCGGGTCGGCCACGCCCGCCCAGATCGCCGGATTCGCCGTCGCGCTGCGCGCGAAGGGTGAGACCGCCGCCGAGATCGCGGGGATGGCCAGGGCCATGCTCGCCCATGCCCGCCGTGTCGAACTCGAGGTCCCCGCGGTGGACATCGTCGGAACGGGTGGCGACCGGTCGGGTTCGGTGAACATCTCGACGATGGCCTCCGTTGTGGTCGCCGCCGCCGGCGCGCCCGTGGTCAAGCACGGCAACCGGGCGGCTTCCTCCAAGTCCGGCGCCGCCGATGTGCTCGAGGCACTCGGTGTGACGATCGAGTCCACGCCCGAGCAGGTACGTGAGTGCGTCGAGGAGATCGGGATCGGGTTCTGCTTCGCGCCCGCGTTCCACCCCGCGTACCGCCACACCGGCCCACCCCGGCGCGAGCTGGGCGTGCCGACCATATTCAACCTGCTCGGCCCGCTGACCAACCCGGCCCAACCGCGGGCAGGGATGGTCGGCTGTGCCTACGCCGACAAGACCCGGCTGCTGGCCGAGGTGTTCGCCCAGCGCGGTGCCAGCGTCCTGGTGGCGCGCGGCGACGACGGCCTCGACGAGATCACCACCACCACGACGAGCACCTTGTGGGTCGTTTCGGGCGGCACGGTACGCACGGAGTCGTTCGACCCGGCCACGCTGGACATTCCCAAAGCGACGACGCAGGACCTGCGCGGTGGCGACGCGGCCGTGAACGCCGAGGTCGTGCGTGAACTGTTGAGCGGCAAGCCGGGTCCGGTTCGCGACGCCGTACTGGTGAACGCGGCGGGAGCGATCGCGGCGTTCGAGGGATTCTCCGGCGACCTCACCGCGGACCTGTGTGCCGGGCTGGCCAGGGCTGCCGAGGCCGTCGACTCCGGTGCCGCGCACGACCTGCTGACCCGCTGGGCAGGCCGGGAGTAG
- a CDS encoding response regulator, which translates to MTEQPMRILVFSHRPEVRDAIINAVGRRPATDLGKVSYVEASGVADVITEMDSGNVDLAILDGEAQPTGGIGLARQLKNELDDCPPIVVAVRRKDDRWLATWSQADAVLVHPLDPLSAAETVADVLRTRRAPVVRG; encoded by the coding sequence ATGACCGAGCAGCCGATGAGGATCCTGGTTTTCAGTCACCGGCCCGAGGTGCGCGACGCGATCATCAACGCGGTCGGCCGCAGGCCTGCCACCGATCTCGGCAAGGTCAGCTACGTCGAGGCCAGCGGTGTGGCCGATGTCATCACCGAGATGGACTCCGGCAACGTCGACCTGGCCATCCTCGACGGCGAGGCGCAGCCCACCGGCGGAATCGGCCTGGCCCGGCAGCTGAAGAACGAACTCGACGACTGCCCGCCCATCGTGGTCGCCGTCCGCCGCAAGGACGACCGCTGGCTCGCGACGTGGTCGCAGGCCGACGCCGTGCTGGTGCACCCGCTCGACCCGCTCAGCGCGGCGGAAACCGTCGCCGACGTGCTACGCACCCGACGGGCCCCCGTCGTCCGCGGCTGA
- the ctaE gene encoding aa3-type cytochrome oxidase subunit III — MRRVTTAAPTISQRVHSLNRPNMVSVGTIVWLSSELMFFAGLFAMFFTVKAQNDTGFWPPLNPATGEPIHLSIPYALPFTIILVASSFTCQFGVFAAERGDVFGLRRWYLITLIMGAIFVGGQVGEYITLISEGVTIPSGAYGTVFYLTTGFHGLHVIGGLAAFVYLLMRTGMSKFTPAQATSAIVVSYYWHFVDIVWIGLFAVIYIIP; from the coding sequence ATGCGACGCGTGACAACGGCAGCTCCCACCATCAGCCAGCGGGTGCACTCGCTGAACCGGCCGAACATGGTCAGCGTCGGCACGATCGTGTGGTTGTCCAGCGAGCTCATGTTCTTCGCTGGCCTGTTCGCCATGTTCTTCACGGTCAAGGCCCAAAACGACACCGGTTTCTGGCCCCCGCTGAATCCGGCTACCGGCGAGCCGATCCACCTGTCCATCCCGTACGCGCTGCCGTTCACGATCATCCTGGTGGCGTCGTCGTTCACCTGTCAGTTCGGCGTGTTCGCCGCCGAACGGGGTGACGTGTTCGGGCTGCGCCGCTGGTACCTGATCACCCTCATCATGGGCGCGATCTTCGTCGGCGGGCAGGTCGGCGAGTACATCACGCTGATCAGCGAGGGTGTGACGATCCCGTCGGGCGCCTACGGCACGGTGTTCTACCTCACCACCGGGTTCCACGGCTTGCACGTCATCGGCGGTCTCGCCGCGTTCGTGTACCTGCTGATGCGAACGGGTATGAGCAAGTTCACCCCGGCGCAGGCGACCTCGGCGATCGTCGTCTCGTACTACTGGCACTTCGTCGACATCGTGTGGATCGGCCTGTTCGCGGTGATCTACATCATCCCCTGA
- the qcrC gene encoding cytochrome bc1 complex diheme cytochrome c subunit, whose amino-acid sequence MTTSKNPASAAKRRQGRRTKFRRRMAGLLALGVALMGAGALYAVFAPEPQTAQAQTDPALLRKGEQIYNNTCITCHGENLQGVQGRGPSLIGVGEAAVYFQTSTGRMPMVRQEAQAQRKPPRLTPDQIDALSAYVQAHGGGPERPAESGEELRGSDPARGAELFRLNCASCHNFTGQGGALSSGKFAPALAPATEEEIYTAMLTGPQNMPKFSDRQLTPEEKQDIIAYVKSVAEGENSPGGNPLGGLGPASEGVIAWVVGIGALIGATLWIGSRA is encoded by the coding sequence ATGACCACCAGCAAGAACCCCGCCTCAGCCGCCAAGCGGCGGCAGGGCCGCCGCACGAAATTCCGCCGTCGGATGGCAGGCCTGCTCGCGCTCGGCGTCGCGCTGATGGGCGCGGGAGCGCTGTACGCCGTGTTCGCGCCCGAGCCGCAGACCGCGCAGGCGCAGACCGATCCCGCGCTGCTGCGCAAGGGTGAGCAGATCTACAACAACACGTGCATCACGTGTCACGGGGAGAACCTGCAGGGTGTGCAGGGACGCGGTCCGAGCCTGATCGGTGTCGGCGAGGCCGCGGTGTACTTCCAGACGTCCACCGGTCGGATGCCGATGGTGCGGCAGGAGGCACAGGCACAGCGAAAGCCACCCCGGCTGACCCCCGACCAGATCGACGCGCTCAGCGCCTACGTCCAGGCGCACGGCGGTGGCCCCGAGCGTCCCGCTGAGTCGGGCGAGGAACTGCGGGGGTCCGACCCGGCGCGGGGCGCGGAACTCTTCCGGCTCAACTGCGCGTCCTGTCACAACTTCACCGGGCAGGGCGGCGCCCTGTCCTCGGGCAAGTTCGCCCCCGCGCTGGCTCCGGCCACCGAGGAAGAGATCTACACCGCGATGCTCACGGGCCCGCAGAACATGCCCAAGTTCTCCGACCGGCAACTGACGCCTGAGGAGAAGCAGGACATCATCGCCTACGTCAAGTCGGTGGCCGAGGGCGAGAACTCCCCGGGCGGTAACCCGCTGGGTGGACTCGGGCCCGCATCGGAAGGCGTCATCGCGTGGGTCGTGGGTATCGGCGCGCTGATCGGCGCGACCCTGTGGATCGGATCAAGGGCATAG